From Luteolibacter arcticus, one genomic window encodes:
- a CDS encoding S1 family peptidase — MLSLARLFPIALAAMLFPACTAVPDAPPPDATPPGRAVRRMAASRLTAVVISSKDELSPWVESRFTQGQGPDDADGGSAVPISPDGYFITADHVLARSAGRNIFIIHGQQGGLKATKARIIWRSASADLALLHIPVATPNHYSWTPPNQWLPAGTPVIHSGIATGFRSEPGKLVTAIPPGRGNAARFKHDIPLEPGDSGGAVIDARGQLVGVNSAVEFLVPLETAFFIESEANRPNVRALQRAIEADRRSNPL; from the coding sequence ATGCTTTCGCTTGCCCGCCTGTTCCCGATCGCCCTCGCGGCGATGCTTTTTCCGGCGTGCACCGCCGTCCCCGACGCACCGCCGCCGGATGCCACCCCCCCCGGCCGCGCCGTCCGCCGGATGGCCGCTTCCCGCCTGACCGCGGTGGTCATTTCATCGAAGGACGAACTCTCGCCGTGGGTGGAAAGCCGCTTCACCCAAGGCCAGGGACCGGACGATGCGGACGGCGGCTCCGCGGTGCCAATCTCGCCGGATGGCTATTTCATCACGGCCGATCACGTCCTGGCTCGCTCGGCCGGGCGAAATATCTTCATCATCCACGGCCAGCAGGGCGGCTTGAAGGCGACCAAGGCCCGCATCATCTGGCGGTCTGCATCGGCCGACCTCGCGCTGCTGCACATCCCGGTCGCCACGCCCAATCATTACTCGTGGACCCCCCCTAATCAGTGGCTGCCGGCCGGCACACCGGTGATCCACTCGGGGATCGCGACCGGCTTCCGCAGCGAACCGGGGAAACTCGTCACCGCCATCCCGCCGGGCCGCGGCAATGCGGCGCGGTTCAAGCACGACATCCCGCTTGAGCCGGGCGATAGCGGCGGCGCGGTGATCGATGCACGTGGCCAGCTTGTTGGCGTGAATTCCGCAGTGGAATTCCTGGTGCCGCTCGAGACCGCATTTTTCATTGAATCCGAGGCAAACCGTCCGAACGTGCGGGCACTTCAGCGTGCGATCGAAGCCGACCGCCGGAGTAATCCGCTCTGA
- a CDS encoding A/G-specific adenine glycosylase has protein sequence MLKPVARQSPTDDPAAFRAALGGWFAKHGKDYPWRRTSDPYAVLVSEVMLQQTQIATVLGRGFYTRFLERFPDVATLAAAEDEILLKTWEGLGYYRRARMLRESAKAVLERHGGNFPGELEPLLALPGIGRYTAGAVLSFAFDRSAPIVDGNVARVLARLFDRADPIDAGPMQKWLWETADVLLDRDHPRAHNSAIMELGQTHCRPGVPDCLSCPVAVFCATRDPASLPVKAKRQAIEEIDEHTALIRREGQILLSRQGRGRREGMWRLPVREKADLSPLPLLHRRKYGITRYRVSLHVHDCPAGHPAAIEAEGDEWVGLDRWAELVIPPADRAALEAVL, from the coding sequence GTGCTGAAGCCCGTCGCCCGCCAGTCCCCGACCGATGATCCCGCGGCATTCCGGGCGGCTTTGGGCGGCTGGTTTGCCAAGCACGGCAAGGATTACCCATGGCGGCGGACCAGCGATCCCTACGCGGTGCTGGTGTCGGAGGTCATGCTCCAGCAAACCCAGATCGCCACCGTGCTGGGGCGCGGCTTTTACACCCGCTTCCTGGAGCGCTTCCCGGATGTCGCCACGCTGGCGGCGGCGGAGGACGAAATCCTGCTGAAAACCTGGGAAGGCCTCGGCTACTACCGCCGGGCCCGGATGCTGAGGGAGTCGGCGAAAGCCGTGCTCGAGCGCCATGGCGGCAACTTCCCCGGCGAGCTGGAGCCCCTGCTGGCGCTGCCCGGCATCGGCCGCTACACGGCGGGCGCGGTGCTGTCATTCGCCTTTGACCGGTCCGCGCCGATCGTCGACGGCAATGTCGCCCGGGTGCTGGCGCGGTTGTTCGACCGCGCCGATCCGATCGATGCCGGCCCGATGCAGAAGTGGCTGTGGGAAACGGCGGATGTGTTGCTCGATCGCGACCACCCCCGCGCCCATAACTCTGCTATCATGGAGCTCGGCCAGACGCATTGCCGGCCGGGCGTGCCGGATTGCCTGTCGTGCCCGGTGGCCGTGTTTTGCGCGACCCGGGATCCGGCATCGCTGCCCGTGAAGGCCAAGCGGCAAGCCATCGAGGAAATCGACGAGCACACCGCGCTGATCCGCCGCGAGGGACAGATCCTGCTATCCCGCCAAGGCCGCGGCCGTCGCGAGGGAATGTGGCGGCTGCCGGTGCGCGAGAAGGCCGATCTTTCCCCGCTCCCCCTGCTGCATCGCCGGAAATACGGCATCACCCGCTACCGCGTGAGCCTGCACGTCCATGACTGTCCGGCCGGCCACCCTGCTGCAATCGAGGCGGAGGGTGATGAGTGGGTAGGGCTTGATCGTTGGGCGGAGTTGGTGATTCCCCCGGCCGACCGGGCGGCGCTGGAGGCGGTTCTTTGA